One segment of Brassica napus cultivar Da-Ae chromosome C3, Da-Ae, whole genome shotgun sequence DNA contains the following:
- the LOC106415856 gene encoding uncharacterized protein LOC106415856, producing MQAFYVFVVSLLLTLNYRGEASGSVFFIDGSNNQYLRPPSDQAIPMSLSEISASVSALLGFAPPATLTAHGSSQLNKILKPNPFERPRAAFVLEIAGAHDALVEAHSFLGNAIRGSISSDSYNADIELPESGVSVVSVNEPSSDVTDKDMNEFASWLGGSYVTGSTETLTGLLSIPLAGGANVEFHLEKEAERKFAMNLLDLYKNIRGAINLHGIEGPAELTVGRFGGIHALAEEYGQGMAKQGMDVLLATLSKLFDLLETSHKGQIVGVIVLDERVNQESANLLSVESSSGSSARSMAEVEGVPSGAIIAQVILVRLTLAWLTGIILLIATILGVYFLMYMPLTKDTLLYSNVKLD from the exons ATGCAAGCTTTCTACGTATTCGTCGTCTCTCTGCTTCTCACCCTTAATTACAGG GGAGAAGCTAGTGGCTCTGTTTTCTTCATCGATGGATCCAACAACCAATATCTTCGTCCACCATCAGATCAG GCGATTCCCATGTCCCTCTCTGAGATATCTGCATCAGTGTCTGCCTTGTTGGGTTTTGCACCTCCAGCTACTTTGACTGCTCATGGCTCATCCCAG cTGAACAAGATTCTGAAGCCTAATCCATTTGAGAGGCCACGTGCTGCTTTTGTGCTAGAAATCGCCGGAGCTCATG ATGCGCTTGTGGAAGCCCATTCTTTCTTGGGAAATGCCATAAGAGGCAGTATCAGTTCTGATTCTTACAATGCTGATATTGAACTTCCAG AAAGTGGAGTGTCTGTTGTGTCTGTCAATGAACCTTCATCTGATGTGACTGACAAAGACATGAATGAGTTT GCATCTTGGTTGGGTGGATCATATGTTACTGGCTCTACTGAAACATTGACTGGATTGCTGAGTATCCCTTTGGCTGGTGGCGCTAATGTGGAGTTCCATTTGGAGAAG GAAGCAGAGAGGAAGTTTGCAATGAACCTTTTGGATCTATATAAGAATATCAGAGGGGCAATCAATCTTCATGGTATTGAGGGCCCTGCTGAATTAACGGTTGGACGCTTTGGCGGTATCCAT GCTTTAGCAGAGGAGTATGGACAAGGTATGGCTAAGCAAGGGATGGATGTGTTGCTTGCCACACTATCAAAGCTATTCGATCTGCTAGAGACATCTCACAAAG GCCAAATTGTTGGAGTGATCGTCCTTGATGAGAGAGTAAACCAAGAATCAGCTAATCTGCTGAGCGTTGAGTCTTCTTCTGGTTCATCTGCACGGTCTATGGCTGAGGTAGAGGGAGTTCCAAGTGGAGCCATTATCGCTCAAGTTATACTTGTTAGGCTGACGCTTGCATGGTTAACTGGAATCATCCTACTCATTGCAACTATCCTTGGG GTGTACTTCCTTATGTACATGCCTTTGACAAAGGACACGCTCCTATACTCAAACGTGAAGCTCGATTAA
- the LOC106415434 gene encoding glutathione reductase, cytosolic-like yields the protein MGRKMLTDGELDKAVAAEEATETHYDFDLFVIGAGSGGVRAARFSANNGAKVGICELPFHPISSEEIGGVGGTCVIRGCVPKKILVYGATYGGELEDARNYGWEINENVDFTWKKLLQKKTDEILRLNNIYKRLLANAAVKLYEGEGRIVGPNEVEVRQIDGTKISYTAKHILIATGSRAQKPNIPGHELAITSDEALSLEEFPKRAVVLGGGYIAVEFASIWRGMGGTVDLFFRKELPLRGFDDEMRALVARNLEGRGVNLHPQTSLTQLIKTDDGIKVISSHGEEFMADVVLFATGRNPNTKRLNLEAVGVELDQAGAVKVDEYSRTNIPSIWAVGDATNRINLTPVALMEATCFANTVFGGKPTKADYSNVACAVFCIPPLAVVGLSEEEAVEKATGDILVFTSGFNPMKNTISGRQEKSLMKLIVDEQTDKVIGASMCGPDAAEIMQGIAIALKCEATKAQFDSTVGIHPSSAEEFVTMRTVTRRIAYKAKPKTSL from the exons ATGGGGAGGAAGATGCTTACCGATGGAGAGCTTGACAAGGCGGTGGCGGCGGAGGAAGCCACGGAGACTCACTATGATTTCGATTTGTTTGTAATCGGCGCGGGGAGCGGCGGTGTTCGTGCAGCTAGGTTTTCCGCTAATAATGGCGCTAAG GTTGGTATCTGTGAGCTTCCTTTTCACCCTATTAGCTCTGAGGAGATTGGTGGTGTTGGTGGAAC GTGTGTTATTCGTGGTTGCGTTCCCAAGAAGATTCTCGTCTACGGTGCTACTTATGGTGGTGAACTTGAG GATGCTAGAAATTATGGGTGGGAAATCAATGAGAATGTCGACTTCACATGGAAGAAGCTTCTGCAAAAGAAG ACTGATGAGATATTGAGACTGAACAATATTTACAAGCGATTGTTGGCGAATGCTGCTGTGAAGTTGTATGAAGGTGAAGGAAGAATCGTTGGTCCCAACGAAGTTGAGGTGAGGCAGATCGATGGTACCAAAATAAGTTACACCGCCAAGCACATTTTGATTGCCACTGGCAGTCGGGCACAGAAGCCCAATATTCCTGGAcat GAGCTGGCTATTACATCTGATGAAGCTTTAAGTTTGGAAGAGTTTCCTAAGCGTGCTGTAGTGCTTGGAGGAGG GTACATTGCTGTGGAGTTTGCATCAATATGGCGTGGAATGGGTGGTACGGTGGATCTATTCTTTAGGAAGGAACTTCCACTAAG GGGCTTTGATGACGAGATGAGGGCACTAGTGGCTAGAAATCTGGAAGGAAGGGGTGTTAATCTGCATCCGCAAACAAGTTTGACTCAG CTGATAAAAACAGACGACGGGATAAAAGTAATCTCGTCTCACGGAGAAGAATTCATGGCGGATGTTGTACTATTTGCTACTG GCAGGAATCCTAATACCAAGAGATTGAATTTAGAAGCTGTTGGTGTTGAACTTGATCAGGCTGGAGCTGTGAAG gttgATGAGTACTCACGCACTAACATCCCTAGCATATGGGCTGTGGGAGATGCTACAAACCGAATTAACCTTACACCTGTTGCCTTAATGGAGGCCACCTGCTTTGCG AACACTGTTTTTGGTGGGAAGCCTACTAAAGCAGACTACAGCAATGTAGCCTGTGCTGTATTTTG CATACCACCACTAGCTGTGGTTGGTCTCAGCGAAGAAGAGGCAGTAGAAAAAGCGACTGGTGATATTCTGGTTTTCACCTCAGGCTTTAATCCTATGAAGAACACCATTTCTGG ACGGCAGGAGAAGTCATTGATGAAGCTAATAGTTGATGAGCAGACTGATAAGGTTATTGGAGCATCCATGTGCGGTCCAGATGCAGCTGAAATCATGCAG GGGATTGCAATTGCGCTCAAGTGTGAAGCAACAAAAGCACAATTTGACAGCACG GTTGGGATACATCCGTCTTCGGCAGAGGAATTCGTGACAATGCGAACTGTGACCAGACGCATTGCCTACAAAGCCAAACCCAAGACGAGTCTATGA
- the LOC106413775 gene encoding receptor-like protein 5 produces MDDQWRPGSPHYQSPPPCRAHHGNHTAVDCHNEADRLYTRARIDAIGRQFSGVPPLLPVSPPPPLPPSHHGSTRPPRGLLMRNLYFYVMCFCTFAVVKAGSSPQNNTDIRLDALFAILGDFGYHPVLAETWKGNSPCDNWFGLICVEGQIKYIFLMSLNLTGSISPRFADLTSVHVIDLSHNLLSGTIPFELTKMNLRILDLSHNQLHGKVPRFETLVPVTEGNPEIVTAAGIIRVPLQRGDKETAGVGGFYVGIMVLGFLLIGGAVFLFYLAKKINHPV; encoded by the exons ATGGATGATCAATGGCGTCCAGGATCACCGCATTATCAGTCTCCGCCGCCGTGTCGAGCTCACCACGGAAACCATACTGCTGTAGATTGTCACAACGAAGCTGATAGGCTCTATACGAGAGCTCGAATTGATGCCATCGGACGTCAATTTAGTGGTGTACCGCCTCTTCTTCCGGTGTCACCACCACCGCCTCTGCCTCCATCTCATCACGGTTCTACTCGTCCTCCTCGAG GATTACTAATGAGGAACTTGTACTTTTATGTCATGTGCTTCTGCACATTTGCTGTGGTGAAGGCCGGTTCGAGTCCACAGAACAACACTGACATCAGACTTGATGCTTTGTTTGCGATATTGGGGGATTTCGGCTACCACCCTGTACTCGCTGAGACTTGGAAAGGGAATAGCCCTTGCGACAACTGGTTCGGGCTAATCTGCGTGGAAGGTCAAATCAAGTATATATTTCTCATGTCCCTGAACTTGACTGGCTCCATCTCTCCACGGTTTGCGGATCTCACATCAGTACATGTGATCGATCTATCCCATAACCTTCTCAGTGGTACCATTCCCTTCGAGCTTACCAAGATGAATCTGAGAATCCTGGATCTTTCCCACAACCAGCTACACGGGAAAGTTCCGCGTTTTGAGACACTGGTTCCAGTCACGGAAGGAAATCCAGAGATTGTAACTGCGGCGGGCATCATTCGCGTTCCTTTACAGAGAGGTGACAAGGAAACTGCAggcgttgggggattttacgtTGGGATTATGGTTCTTGGTTTCCTGCTTATTGGAGGAGCAGTCTTCCTTTTCTATCTGGCTAAGAAAATAAACCACCCGGTCTGA
- the LOC106389674 gene encoding uncharacterized PE-PGRS family protein PE_PGRS46-like — MAMSFSSLTNLVILVSAAALLVSHSSARNLQQTQTLPLQGAASPTIAEAPTVNAPLDDQKNFIVGGAAGIGGFMGMPGGGTGMTLPLPSGTPLLGGSGAFGGMGGAMGFPGIGGNGGGSVPSSGGGLVSP; from the coding sequence atggCTATGAGTTTCTCATCACTCACCAACCTAGTCATTCTGGTCTCTGCAGCTGCGTTGCTTGTATCCCACTCAAGTGCTCGCAACTTGCAGCAAACTCAGACACTGCCTCTTCAAGGAGCTGCTTCTCCTACCATAGCTGAGGCTCCTACCGTCAATGCCCCTCTCGACGACCAAAAGAACTTCATTGTCGGTGGTGCTGCCGGAATAGGCGGATTCATGGGGATGCCAGGTGGTGGGACCGGTATGACGTTGCCTCTTCCATCCGGGACACCGCTTCTTGGTGGGTCCGGTGCGTTTGGTGGTATGGGTGGTGCAATGGGGTTTCCTGGTATTGGAGGTAATGGTGGCGGTTCTGTTCCGAGCTCAGGAGGTGGTTTGGTGTCTCCATGA
- the LOC106415390 gene encoding chaperonin CPN60, mitochondrial has product MFRFVSSLASKARIASNTRQVSSRMSWSRNYAAKEIKFGVEARALMLKGVEELADAVRVTMGPKGRTVVIEQSWGAPKVTKDGVTVAKSIEFKDKVKNVGASLVKQVANATNDVAGDGTTCATVLTRAIFTEGCKSVAAGMNAMDLRRGISMAVDAVVTNLKSRARMISTSEEIAQVGTISANGEREIGELIAKAMEKVGKEGVITIQDGKTLINELEVVEGMKLDRGYTSPYFITNQKTQKCELEEPLILIHEKKISSINSIVKVLELAMKRQRPLLIVSEDVESEALATLILNKLRAGIKVCAIKAPGFGENRKANLQDLAALTGGEVITDELGMNLEKVDLGMLGTCKRVTVSKDDTVILDGAGDKTAIEERCEQIRSAIELSTSDYDKEKLQERLAKLSGGVAVLKIGGASEAEVGEKKDRVTDALNATKAAVEEGILPGGGVALLYAARELEKLPTANFDQKIGVQIIQNALKTPVHTIASNAGVEGAVIVGKLLEQDNTDLGYDAAKGEYVDMVKAGIIDPLKVIRTALVDAASVSSLLTTTEAVVVDLPKDESESAGAGAGMGGMGGMDY; this is encoded by the exons ATGTTTCGTTTCGTTTCCAGTCTCGCCTCCAAGGCCAG GATTGCAAGTAACACAAGACAG GTTTCCAGCAGAATGAGCTGGAGCAGGAACTATGCAGCGAAAGAGATTAAGTTTGGGGTTGAAGCTCGTGCCTTGATGCTTAAAGGTGTTGAAGAGCTTGCCGATGCTGTTAGAGTCACTATGGGTCCCAAG GGACGTACTGTTGTGATTGAACAAAGTTGGGGTGCTCCTAAAGTGACTAAAGATGGGGTCACCGTTGCCAAAAGCATTGAGTTCAAAGATAAAGTGAAGAACgttggtgccagtcttgtgaagCAGGTTGCTAATGCTACTAATGATGTTGCTGGTGATG GTACTACATGTGCTACTGTGCTCACCAGGGCGATATTCACGGAAGGCTGCAAATCAGTTGCGGCAGGAATGAACGCTATGGACCTGAGGAGAGGTATCTCCATGGCGGTTGATGCTGTGGTGACAAACCTTAAAAGCAGGGCGAGGATGATCAGCACATCTGAGGAGATTGCTCAGGTTGGGACCATTTCTGCAAATGGAGAGAGGGAGATTGGTGAACTGATCGCAAAGGCTATGGAGAAGGTTGGCAAAGAAGGTGTGATCACAATCCAA GATGGGAAGACGTTGATTAACGAGTTGGAAGTTGTAGAAGGGATGAAGTTGGACAGAGGTTATACTTCCCCTTACTTTATCACCAATCAGAAAACGCAAAAATGT GAACTGGAAGAGCCTCTCATTCTTATCCATGAGAAGAAGATCTCCTCCATCAACTCTATAGTGAAAGTGTTGGAGTTGGCTATGAAG AGACAAAGACCACTGTTGATTGTTTCTGAAGATGTGGAGAGTGAAGCTCTTGCGACACTTATCCTAAACAAGCTACGTGCCGGAATCAAG GTTTGTGCCATCAAGGCCCCAGGGTTTGGAGAGAACAGAAAGGCCAACTTGCAAGACCTTGCTGCCCTTACTGGTGGAGAG GTTATCACGGATGAGCTTGGCATGAATCTAGAGAAGGTGGACTTGGGCATGCTAGGGACCTGCAAAAGG GTTACTGTCTCAAAGGACGACACTGTTATTCTTGATGGGGCCGGTGACAAGACAGCAATTGAAGAGAGATGCGAGCAG ATTAGGTCAGCAATTGAACTGAGCACCTCGGATTATGACAAGGAGAAACTGCAAGAAAGGTTGGCTAAGCTCTCTGGAGGAGTTGCTGTTTTGAAG ATTGGAGGAGCAAGTGAAGCTGAAGTTGGTGAGAAGAAAGACAGAGTGACAGACGCTTTGAATGCCACTAAAGCAGCTGTTGAAGAGGGTATTTTGCCAG GAGGAGGTGTGGCTCTTCTATACGCAGCGAGAGAGTTGGAGAAACTTCCAACAGCCAACTTTGACCAGAAGATTGGTGTGCAGATCATTCAGAACGCTTTGAAG ACTCCTGTTCACACAATTGCTTCAAACGCTGGAGTCGAAGGTGCTGTTATAGTTGGCAAGCTCTTGGAGCAAGATAACACAGACCTCGGTTATGATGCTGCTAAAG gtgAATATGTGGATATGGTGAAAGCTGGTATCATAGATCCTCTGAAAGTGATCAGGACAGCTCTGGTTGACGCTGCCAG TGTGTCTTCTCTGTTGACGACAACTGAAGCTGTAGTGGTGGATCTTCCCAAAGATGAAAGCGAGTCAGCAGGGGCTGGAGCAGGCATGGGTGGAATGGGAGGCATGGATTATTAA